In Arachis hypogaea cultivar Tifrunner chromosome 2, arahy.Tifrunner.gnm2.J5K5, whole genome shotgun sequence, a genomic segment contains:
- the LOC112743158 gene encoding uncharacterized protein codes for MASIATHFSAFLLLFPVGLRRLHSSSSLYLHSPSQFRSKLWYLSDPKWKNLDLYALLITLPIASFSELFLFLSFSGHPSYRFSFFQQSFALLAFWFLILLIIVHEYNATSSLISETLVYVLGGVVFFMEYSVMETGVSGLAADVYGFIGWLALLCAGSCIYLSFKPSAFFAEFLLCCGLVFKGTWLLQGGFLLYTDALGLKGCKKISSLLLMSTQDDVVDVHCELEQDKARGFALVNFLFTLHALVVMVLAVGLVVVLGRNRSLRTGGGDGKGPLLSEIESTNIRMRALPELEIE; via the coding sequence ATGGCATCCATTGCGACCCATTTCTCAGCCTTTCTGTTACTCTTCCCAGTGGGCCTCCGCCGCTTGCACTCCTCCTCCTCCCTCTACCTCCACAGCCCTTCCCAATTCAGATCCAAGCTATGGTACCTCTCAGATCCCAAATGGAAGAATCTCGATCTCTACGCTCTCCTCATTACACTCCCAATCGCCTCATTCTCGGAgcttttcctcttcctctccttcTCCGGCCACCCTTCTTACAGGTTCTCATTCTTCCAACAGTCTTTCGCGCTTCTCGCTTTCTGGTTTTTGATTCTCTTGATCATAGTCCACGAGTACAACGCCACGTCATCACTCATCAGTGAAACCCTTGTGTACGTTCTCGGCGGTGTTGTTTTCTTCATGGAGTATTCTGTTATGGAAACCGGCGTTTCAGGTCTCGCTGCTGACGTGTACGGATTCATAGGTTGGCTGGCTTTGCTTTGTGCCGGTTCTTGCATTTACTTGTCGTTTAAACCGTCTGCTTTTTTTGCGGAGTTCCTGTTGTGTTGCGGATTGGTCTTCAAGGGAACATGGTTGTTGCAAGGAGGGTTTTTGCTTTACACTGATGCTCTTGGATTGAAAGGGTGTAAGAAGATTTCCTCTTTGTTATTAATGTCAACTCAGGACGACGTAGTTGATGTGCATTGTGAGCTTGAGCAGGATAAGGCTAGGGGTTTTGCATTGGTGAATTTCCTGTTCACTCTTCATGCTCTTGTGGTGATGGTATTGGCTGTTGGGTTGGTTGTGGTTTTGGGAAGGAATAGGAGCTTGAGAACTGGTGGTGGGGACGGGAAGGGGCCGTTGCTATCTGAGATTGAATCTACGAACATTCGGATGCGTGCCCTTCCCGAACTGGAGATCGAGTGA